A genomic region of Arachis stenosperma cultivar V10309 chromosome 9, arast.V10309.gnm1.PFL2, whole genome shotgun sequence contains the following coding sequences:
- the LOC130951864 gene encoding VQ motif-containing protein 11-like — MASFDQTAATTPNTTFVQADPSNFRAVVQKLTGASDNPSTPKLPLTIPSRLHHHRQTTTTTTAAAKKPLFKLHERRKKLEQLNIASTQQRYCNSSSSMTMFNAINMNMMNMKIISPYRNKQQTSPVSTLDGAAARGSPRSAEEEEEERVIAEKGFYLHPISPLSSANTPRSRGSDPPQLLPLFPLHSPNASSSSSHNINNNDNSS; from the coding sequence ATGGCGTCCTTCGATCAAACCGCCGCAACAACACCAAACACGACGTTTGTCCAAGCCGACCCTTCTAACTTTCGCGCCGTCGTTCAAAAACTCACCGGCGCCTCCGACAACCCTTCCACCCCCAAACTCCCCCTAACCATACCTTCCCGCCTCCACCACCACCGCCAAaccacaaccaccaccaccgCAGCCGCAAAGAAACCGCTCTTCAAGCTCCACGAACGGCGGAAGAAGCTGGAACAACTGAACATAGCATCAACACAGCAACGTTACTGCAACAGTAGCAGCAGCATGACGATGTTCAACGCCATCAACATGAACATGATGAACATGAAGATCATCTCACCGTACAGGAACAAGCAGCAGACATCGCCGGTTTCGACGCTGGATGGTGCGGCGGCGCGTGGGAGTCCGAGATCGgcggaggaagaagaagaagagagggtaATTGCGGAGAAAGGGTTCTATTTGCATCCAATTAGCCCTTTGTCTTCAGCCAACACTCCAAGATCAAGAGGATCTGATCCACCTCAACTCTTACCTCTCTTCCCTCTGCATTCTCCAaacgcttcttcttcttcttctcataatattaataataacgataattcttcttaa